In a genomic window of Zingiber officinale cultivar Zhangliang chromosome 9B, Zo_v1.1, whole genome shotgun sequence:
- the LOC122024884 gene encoding probable serine/threonine-protein kinase PBL7, with the protein MGCFPCLHHRRKRESNSRIEDRDSSVIGSKASSLGEKKSNSAHSFTFRHLAIATQNFKEANLIGEGGFGKVYKGLLDSTSQKVAIKQLKRDGLQGNKEFLVEVLMLVVLRHPNLVSLIGYCADGDERLLVYEYMPKGSLADHLFDPLPDKLPLDWNTRIKIAVGVAKGLTYLHEVANPPVIYRDMKAANVLLDIDFNPKLSDFGLARVGPVGDNTHVSTRVMGTYGYCAPDYAMSGKLSLKSDVYSFGVLLLELITGRRVYDALKPVAEQKLLVWSRHFLTDKRKYHQLADPLLQGRYPLRPFQQLIAVILTCLQEQPRVRPVMADVVVALDYVASQPYVSEPDTEKISPPPSSPSVTPSRDCIARRGLSFGRM; encoded by the exons ATGGGTTGCTTCCCTTGTTTACATCATCGTCGCAAGAGGGAGTCCAACTCCCGGATAGAAGACAGAGATTCCTCAG TGATCGGGAGCAAGGCATCTTCGCTAGGCGAGAAGAAGAGCAACTCCGCGCACAGCTTCACTTTCCGGCATCTCGCGATCGCCACGCAGAATTTCAAGGAAGCTAATTTGATCGGAGAAGGGGGTTTCGGAAAAGTTTACAAAGGACTGCTGGATTCCACCAGCCAG AAGGTGGCTATCAAGCAGCTGAAGCGCGATGGGCTTCAAGGGAACAAAGAATTCCTGGTCGAGGTTCTCATGCTGGTTGTTCTTCGGCATCCCAACCTCGTCAGCTTGATCGGGTACTGCGCTGATGGCGATGAAAGGCTCTTGGTTTACGAGTACATGCCGAAAGGCAGCTTGGCAGATCACCTGTTCG ATCCTCTCCCTGATAAGCTACCCCTTGATTGGAACACAAGAATAAAGATCGCCGTAGGAGTTGCCAAAGGGTTGACATATTTACACGAAGTCGCAAATCCACCTGTTATTTACCGAGATATGAAGGCTGCAAATGTGCTATTAGATATCGACTTTAACCCAAAGCTTTCTGATTTTGGACTGGCAAGAGTTGGACCTGTTGGTGACAATACTCACGTTTCCACAAGGGTGATGGGAACTTATGGTTACTGTGCTCCTGATTATGCAATGAGTGGTAAACTGAGTCTCAAGTCTGATGTGTATAGCTTTGGTGTGCTTCTCTTGGAGCTGATTACTGGACGAAGAGTTTATGATGCTTTGAAACCTGTTGCAGAACAAAAACTCTTGGTTTGG TCGAGGCATTTTCTCACCGATAAAAGGAAGTACCACCAATTGGCTGATCCCTTGCTTCAAGGTCGCTACCCGCTAAGGCCCTTTCAGCAGTTGATCGCCGTCATCTTAACGTGTCTTCAAGAGCAGCCCCGTGTTCGACCCGTTATGGCTGATGTGGTCGTTGCTCTTGATTATGTGGCATCTCAGCCATATGTCTCTGAGCCTGACACCGAGAAGATCTCCCCTCCACCATCATCACCTTCAGTCACACCATCGAGGGATTGCATCGCCAGAAGAGGCTTAAGTTTCGGGCGTATGTGA